In a single window of the Chaetodon trifascialis isolate fChaTrf1 chromosome 19, fChaTrf1.hap1, whole genome shotgun sequence genome:
- the gpr6 gene encoding G-protein coupled receptor 6 produces the protein MNESLVVNDSSVSPVAGEALPWMEAESPEHNRSLEFSTAPLDFPINPWDIMLCMSGTVIACENAIVVAIIFYTPTLRTPMFVLIGSLATADLLAGMGLILNFVFQYVISSETISLITVGFLVASFTASISSLLAITVDRYFSLYNALTYFSEKTLQYVHLMLLGTWGVSLFLGLLPVLGWNCLDEPASCSIVRPLTRSNVTLLATSFFAIFVLMLTLYFKICKVVCHHAHQIALQQHFFATSHYMATKKGVSTLAIILGTFGASWLPFAIYCLVGEREYPSVYTYATLLPATYNSMINPIIYAYRNAEIQRSIYMLLCGCFQANKAYRSRSPSEV, from the coding sequence ATGAACGAGTCGCTGGTGGTGAACGACTCCTCTGTGAGCCCTGTGGCTGGAGAAGCTCTCCCTTGGATGGAGGCTGAGTCTCCAGAGCACAACCGCAGCCTGGAGTTCTCAACCGCCCCGTTAGATTTCCCCATCAACCCGTGGGACATTATGCTCTGCATGTCAGGCACTGTCATCGCCTGTGAAAACGCCATAGTGGTAGCAATCATCTTCTACACGCCGACCCTAAGGACTCCCATGTTTGTGCTGATTGGGAGCCTGGCCACAGCAGACCTGCTGGCCGGGATGGGATTAATCCTGAACTTTGTGTTCCAGTACGTGATCTCCTCTGAGACTATCAGCCTTATCACTGTTGGCTTCCTGGTGGCCTCCTTCACTGCGTCTATCAGCAGCCTCCTGGCCATAACAGTGGACCGTTACTTCTCCCTCTACAATGCTCTGACATACTTCTCAGAGAAGACGCTGCAGTACGTGCACCTGATGTTACTGGGGACCTGGGGGGTGTCTCTGTTCCTGGGCTTGCTGCCGGTGCTTGGCTGGAACTGCCTGGACGAGCCGGCCTCCTGCAGCATCGTTCGCCCTTTAACCCGGAGCAATGTCACGCTCCTGGCCACCTCCTTCTTCGCCATCTTCGTGCTCATGCTGACCCTCTACTTCAAGATTTGTAAGGTCGTGTGCCACCACGCCCACCAGATTGCCCTCCAGCAGCACTTTTTTGCCACGTCGCATTACATGGCCACTAAGAAGGGGGTCTCCACTTTGGCCATCATCTTGGGGACATTCGGCGCCAGCTGGCTGCCCTTCGCCATCTACTGCCTGGTAGGTGAGAGGGAGTATCCGTCGGTGTACACCTATGCTACACTGCTGCCAGCCACCTACAACTCCATGATCAACCCCATCATCTACGCCTACAGAAACGCAGAGATCCAGCGCTCCATCTACATGCTTCTCTGTGGCTGCTTTCAGGCCAACAAGGCCTACCGGTCCAGGTCACCAAGTGAAGTCTAA